A single window of Chloroflexota bacterium DNA harbors:
- a CDS encoding translation initiation factor IF-3: protein MSSKEHRINEAITASEVRLVDETGKQMGVYPIREALRIAQERDVDLVEVAPAAKPPVCRLLNYGKFIYERTKREKLARKSQRTIEIKEIRMHPKIGAHDLAFKTRRVREFLADGAKVRLRVRFRGRERSYPEIGRELLERLAADLADVATVEQAPTMEEGASSVFLLLASKPSARRSGAQQPESTGKAKNEQSVPETIG, encoded by the coding sequence ATAAGTAGCAAAGAACACCGTATCAACGAGGCGATTACGGCCAGCGAGGTGCGCTTGGTTGATGAAACGGGCAAGCAGATGGGGGTCTACCCTATTAGGGAAGCCCTGCGGATTGCCCAGGAGCGTGATGTAGATCTGGTTGAAGTTGCGCCTGCAGCCAAACCTCCTGTATGCCGTTTGTTAAACTACGGCAAGTTCATCTATGAGCGAACGAAAAGGGAGAAATTGGCTCGCAAAAGCCAACGTACGATCGAGATCAAAGAAATCCGTATGCATCCCAAAATTGGAGCGCATGACCTCGCGTTCAAGACCAGGCGCGTGCGTGAGTTCCTCGCTGATGGAGCAAAAGTGCGGCTGCGGGTGCGCTTTCGTGGACGTGAGAGGAGTTACCCAGAGATTGGACGGGAACTGTTAGAGCGGCTGGCTGCCGACCTTGCAGATGTGGCAACGGTTGAGCAAGCGCCGACCATGGAGGAAGGAGCAAGTAGCGTGTTTTTGTTGCTAGCATCCAAACCTTCAGCCCGGCGGTCGGGAGCCCAGCAGCCAGAATCCACGGGAAAAGCAAAAAACGAGCAGAGTGTACCCGAGACGATAGGATAA
- a CDS encoding FkbM family methyltransferase, with protein sequence MRKWAIKLLKALNLYRTAKTVKDRIASYAPWNLRQYRAMVEFYAQFIKEGDLCFDVGAHTGERTQVFRQLGAKVICVEPQRACLEWLYQRFGHDQNVIIVGKALGEQEGHAELAVCEDAPEISTMSKKWREQGRFSREHEWTKSEQVSVTTLDALIHMYGVPTFCKIDVEGYEALVLRGLTQPIPVISFEFTREFLPDAWLCMNRLLSIGPVVFNVCINNSTQFLSPTWTTAETLYETLLSIENPLLWGDIYAKF encoded by the coding sequence GTGAGGAAATGGGCTATTAAGCTGCTCAAAGCGTTAAACTTGTATCGAACGGCGAAAACGGTTAAAGACCGTATTGCGTCTTACGCTCCATGGAATCTGCGTCAATATCGAGCCATGGTTGAGTTCTACGCCCAATTTATCAAAGAGGGTGATTTGTGTTTCGATGTAGGCGCCCATACAGGTGAAAGAACGCAGGTTTTCCGTCAATTAGGGGCTAAAGTGATCTGTGTGGAGCCGCAGCGTGCCTGCTTGGAGTGGCTCTATCAACGGTTTGGCCACGACCAAAATGTCATCATTGTCGGAAAGGCCCTTGGTGAGCAGGAAGGGCATGCAGAACTGGCTGTATGCGAGGATGCCCCAGAAATCTCCACCATGTCTAAGAAATGGAGAGAGCAAGGAAGGTTTTCCAGAGAGCACGAGTGGACCAAATCAGAGCAGGTATCTGTTACGACCCTTGATGCCCTGATCCACATGTATGGAGTGCCAACCTTCTGCAAAATCGATGTGGAAGGTTATGAGGCACTCGTGCTCAGGGGGTTGACGCAGCCCATCCCTGTCATCTCTTTCGAGTTCACCAGAGAGTTTCTTCCCGATGCCTGGCTTTGCATGAATCGCCTTCTGTCGATAGGGCCTGTCGTTTTCAATGTCTGCATTAATAACTCAACGCAGTTTCTCTCACCAACCTGGACAACAGCAGAGACCCTCTATGAAACATTGCTATCCATAGAGAATCCTCTTCTCTGGGGAGATATCTATGCCAAATTTTAG
- the rplT gene encoding 50S ribosomal protein L20: MPRVKRGVPAHKRHKKVLKFTAGQRGSKHLLYRRANEARMKSLWYAYRDRRNRKRDFRRLWIVRINAAARLCGITYHQLIAGLNKAGVDIDRKILADLAVRDSAAFAHLAGIAKEAVTA; this comes from the coding sequence TTGCCTAGGGTCAAAAGGGGAGTGCCGGCCCATAAGCGGCACAAGAAAGTACTCAAATTTACCGCAGGACAGCGGGGAAGCAAGCACTTGCTGTACCGACGTGCGAATGAGGCACGTATGAAGTCACTCTGGTATGCTTATCGCGATCGTCGCAACCGCAAGCGCGATTTTCGTCGCCTTTGGATTGTGCGCATCAATGCTGCTGCTCGTCTCTGTGGAATAACCTATCATCAGCTAATCGCTGGACTCAACAAGGCGGGAGTAGATATCGATCGAAAGATACTGGCTGACCTTGCGGTTCGTGATAGCGCGGCCTTTGCACATCTCGC
- the rpmI gene encoding 50S ribosomal protein L35, with protein MPKLKTHKTTAKRFHVTGTGKIMRLKGHRSHLRRRKAKRVQRLYDRKLEVETRGEKSRIKQLVPYLK; from the coding sequence GTGCCAAAATTGAAGACTCATAAAACTACGGCCAAACGCTTTCATGTGACTGGCACAGGCAAAATTATGCGGCTTAAGGGACATCGAAGCCATTTGCGACGCAGAAAAGCAAAGCGAGTACAACGTCTCTACGATCGCAAGCTCGAGGTGGAAACCAGAGGCGAAAAAAGCCGCATTAAACAACTTGTGCCATATCTCAAGTAG
- a CDS encoding flippase-like domain-containing protein yields the protein MAIKKPTLALPTWIRTLATILVVGLSFLYLGHSIVIGLKQIDLTQLKPQPIPLLLALLLYTGAVLIGGWCWSLIMKGLGQKPSLRTNIKVHLSANIVKYLPGYAWQILGKAYLCNRQGIPQGPIGVGIALEFLSIVLTGIWIIVVTLPRTWLQSWGLASLTPWRLPGIVVMTTLLIALPRLLDDALQYFEKHRGHTQHMQIEYKSLWFMLFLMIVAWFVLGLTLYMLTVALYPMAIADLPTLTFAWAASSLGSLAVIFVPTGIGIKEGMLAFLLRFRLPVAMAAIVAVLARVISILSEALCFWAVQRL from the coding sequence ATGGCCATAAAGAAGCCCACTCTTGCATTGCCCACATGGATCAGGACGCTTGCTACGATATTAGTGGTTGGTCTATCTTTCTTATATCTGGGGCACAGTATTGTTATTGGTCTGAAACAGATTGACCTGACCCAGCTAAAGCCCCAGCCTATTCCGTTGCTCCTAGCCCTGCTTTTGTACACAGGCGCAGTTCTAATTGGGGGCTGGTGTTGGTCGCTAATTATGAAGGGATTGGGACAAAAACCTTCGCTGCGCACCAATATCAAAGTCCACCTCAGCGCAAACATTGTGAAATACCTGCCTGGTTATGCCTGGCAGATACTGGGCAAAGCCTATCTCTGCAATCGCCAAGGTATCCCACAAGGGCCAATTGGTGTGGGCATTGCCCTAGAATTTCTCAGCATTGTATTGACTGGAATATGGATCATTGTTGTGACCCTGCCCAGAACATGGCTGCAGAGCTGGGGGCTAGCTTCACTAACCCCATGGCGTTTACCGGGCATAGTGGTTATGACCACGCTGCTCATTGCATTGCCCCGCTTGTTGGATGACGCACTCCAATATTTCGAAAAACACCGGGGGCATACACAGCACATGCAGATTGAGTACAAATCGTTGTGGTTCATGTTATTTCTGATGATCGTAGCTTGGTTTGTCCTAGGGTTGACTCTCTACATGCTCACTGTTGCACTTTATCCGATGGCCATTGCCGATTTACCAACTCTGACCTTTGCCTGGGCAGCATCTTCACTTGGCAGCTTGGCCGTGATCTTTGTTCCAACAGGGATTGGCATTAAGGAAGGGATGTTAGCATTCCTATTGAGATTCCGTCTGCCGGTGGCTATGGCGGCCATTGTAGCTGTTCTGGCGCGGGTAATCTCGATTCTGAGCGAGGCACTTTGCTTCTGGGCAGTTCAGCGATTGTGA